The Phycodurus eques isolate BA_2022a chromosome 5, UOR_Pequ_1.1, whole genome shotgun sequence DNA segment AGGtaattatttggaaaataattatttggaggactactttagTCGCATTAGAGTTGTGAATATTTAGTGACGTCATGACAAACCCTCCCATTGTTAAGAGTTCAATGGTGACGGAGGTGCTTGGTTTGAAGAACCTTTTCTCCATCAATGAAAAGGTTGCTGTTAAGTAAGTAGACATGGTGTGTTTACTTATTTCTTGATTTGATtgacctcacagttctaaggatgggggttcaaatcacagccccgcctgtgtggagtttgcgtgttctccctgtgcctctgtgggttttctacagggactccggtttcctcccacatccccaaaacatacagggtaggttaattgaaagacactaaattgcctgtaggtgtgaatgtgagtgtgaatgattgtttgtttctatgtgccgtgcaattggctggcgactagttaagggtgtaccccgcctcttgcccgaaggtagctgtgataggctccagcacgcccgcgaccctggtgaggagaagcagaacggaagatgagttaatgaatatttactgtaattctgaCTTTTATAAGCCGAACTGCTTTAGCGTAGGCTAGTGATAAACTATTCGGACTTAAGTACTACAGTGGTGATAAACTACGACACATTGCGATTTACGTACATACAGTGGCGCTTAAGCCATCAGAGTAGGGACCGAACTgtgtcgtaaaccgaggaccccgtGTAAGCGTCAAGTGGTTCTTCCTCCTTTTCAATTTGCACTTTGTCTAGCGAAGTGATTGTGAGTTTCAAGACTGGGTGCGGCTTCCTGTTGCTGCGCATGTTTGTTTCTCTCTTGTTACTGCTCCTGAATGCGAAAGAAAACAGTTGGAGCACTCAACCGATTAAACAAGCGAACAAGCGAAGGTGAGTCTTATCACttcataaatactgtatttacttactacacatttaaaaaatgcaccttTATCCAAAAAGACAAGTAAGGTGTTGGGTTAATGACATCCGTAGTTAGTGTTGGACTGCCAGTTTCAGTGCATGTTGAAACTAACAGTGCGAGCGCACTTACCAAAATGGGAACACATCTGTATCCTTGTTGTAatgggcagaggtgggtagagttaGACAAATATGtattcaagtaagagtactgttacttgacaagaACGTTACTATCCAGTGTTTATACAAATGCCCAATAGAAGAATTGTGTGCGGTCAACGGAAGTGGAAGACGTAGTCTTAAACAGCTAGGTTGcgcatttagatcattgtaaccgAGTAGTACCGCTTCAAAGTACACAACTACAAGTACAATAGTACAATTGTATTGTACTAAccttgagtaaatgtagtgccTTAGTACCCACCTCTGATAAGTACTAAGTAAGTACATTActagaaacatgcatgttcggttcTTTGAATACTCTTGTTCCTGCTCATTTGTCTGGCTGGCGACCGCTCCGCTTCCCTCAGTCAATTGTCATTGAAAACTCTTAATTAGCTGtatgtgtgaatatgaatgtgagtttgaatggttgtttgcctatatGTTCCCCgcaactggctggcgaccaatccaagTGGATCCATGGGGAAAGATATGTTTAAAACTTAATATGTTTTTCAGTTCCACAAATATTTCCTCAATGGACAGGTGTTTATTAATATTGTTAATAGAGTTGTTAGAGCTTCTGTTAAAGatcagtaaagactttggacgttccgccgccatgtgctttacggagacttggatttgcgacgctgtacccgatggtgccgtcatgcttcccagcttccatATTCAtcgagcagaccgcgacatggaatcatcggggaaaacaaagggcggcgggatatgcttctatatcaacgaaaaatggtgtacggacgtcacagaGCCCAGcccacactgcagcccgcatttggagtactgtaagccattctactcgccacgtgagatcgcatcattcatcctggctggcgtgtacatcccgcctcaagctaacacgaacgccgcactgttATCGcttgccgaacaagtcaacggcattgaaaaaaaaacaccccgactcacccctcattattctctgggactttaacaaagctaaactcaaccacgaactccctaaatacaagcagcacatcgactgtcctaccagggaaaataacattctggaccactgctatactatgctaaaaaacgcataccgtggtAAACCTTGTGCAGCCCTGGtttcgtctgatcactgcttaattcacttaataccgacatacaggcaagaacttaaatgcgcaaagcctacggtgaaaacagtgaagaagtggaccaatgacgcaaagatagaacttcaaagatgtttagactgcacagactggagtgtctttgaaaattcagctggcagcctggatgaatatacggacactgtcacatcatatatcagtttctgtgaagatgtgtgtgttatttgttaatcagtttatttgaaaggtacCAACAAAGTCTGCCaaatgactgtctgttgtcatactagagcggctccaactactggagacaaattccttgtgtgttttttggacatacttggcatataaagatggttctgattctgattctgattttaaaacttttcaacAGTTCACATCTTtccatttgaaattatttttcaattgtgaagtaaaattattcaaatgttgCGAATATGTCATGACCACTTGAATGAGTGGGGAgtacttcctcctcctccagtagGTATTATCCCTTGAAATAAGAATGAAACTTCTGCTTTGCTTggattttacaaagaaaacattttgaataaccTCCTGGTCTTAAAGCTCTGAAAAGGGTCCCAGTGGCTAACTGCATCCTCCAGATACGTGCAAATTCTGTTAAATTGAATTAATTGAGATTTGACAATCCGTTTAAAGGTATATTGTGGGTGATGGCTCACctagattagggtttcaaaacagagttagggtttcaaagtagggtatCAAAAcatggttagtgtttcaaatcagggttagtttttcaaagtagggtttcaaacagggttcaggtttcaaattagggttttaaaacagggttagggtctcAAATTAGGGTTGAAGGagagttagtgtttcaaaacagCGTTCGGATTTACAAGTACTGGTAGGGTTTAAAATCatgggtagggtttcaaagcagtgTTTAAAAGAgcgttaaggtttcaaattaggctttcaaaacAGTAAACAAAATGCAGACTTTGAGTGAAATGGTATCACATCTCCAACATGGAGGAGGCAGCAGTTGTGAGCTACATAACTTAGGTATAATCATCTGTAAATTATTTGGCAACATAATGGCACAACGAATCAGAAtgatacacatttatttatcaaatctcacaaattattagattttttttttaccgacaTGTCTGGAAATTAGGGTCTGGGGAAGAAAACCtggaattttgaaatctcaaatgtgTAGGTACCATGGACCAGGGAAGAcagtgaatagtgaaaatccgtggataattgatggccattataattccacttgggaaaaaaatctatttttttcttttcccaaaaaTCTTCACTAAGCAGGAATGAACCGGCACTAAGCGTTTTTGGGCTTAGTCAAATTTGGGGAATGGGAGTGGTTCACAGGTTCATGGCTAGAATGAGCTAACACGTAGAAGTTGGAACGGTGCGAATCGGTTGAAAAATCAGGAAACTATAgcaaaatttgtaaaaatgtagaATTTTGGGCTTTTATTTAGAAATGTTGTGAAATTAGATCTGGTGCCCGGTTCTTGTGTTTGACATCTTAAAGATGAAATATTCTGTAAAGATTCTTGACATTATCAATGGTATTTGGATATTTGTGGCATTAATATAGTTGCCTGCAATcggttcattaaaatgtatttatatttcattcgtaaaaatgtattcttgatatcattggttaatttcattcaaataataaaataaaaaatgtgagaCAAGTCAATCATATGACGTAACAATTACATTAGTGATTGGTTAATAATTGGTTCATGACTTCAtgataaacaaatgaaaaacgtATGAACTTTAGAAGAtcatttgttgacatttttttcaataattattgAATTTTGAATTACAAAGGTTAATGTATGGGTTTACGCTGATTTTCGGTGGCtatatttttcttctatttctgATGTAGGCAAAGAATTTGGGTTAAAATATCTCTCGCTCGCTCATGCGGCTGCTATGTATGCAGTCCACTGATTTCATGGCGATCTCATGCAAATGTAATCCGTACAACAACatttcttgaatttgtttgggACAAATCACTCACGATGACCAATTTTACTTCTGaacaacaactttattcaataaaacaaaatcagcaGTGAATGTACAGGCTGACATTTACTGAATTACACTTGAAACAACTAGCAAGTTGTTGAACTTGGCTACACAAACTACAAATACATTGATTAAAGAACAGCGATCAACTTGTGCATCAATCTTATCCCAGCCTAAACTCTGCCACAGCTGGTACTAGAACCCATTGAGAGAGCAAATGGCGtgtggcccactgaaatactCGCCTAACAGTAAAGACATCAACAGCTTCCTAAATATTGTGACTTTcatcatttaaatgtgttgcacTTCAAACTCTTTGCATACTAGTTTCGAAATGATCCTGACtgctcattaaacccattataCATGCAATATTTTTGACACTgtcacacattcatacctattcactcatctcagaaataacaccgtttattttgctgtctgctattgtgtgtaaaatgggtgccgcatcctggcacttcagctaaCAGATCCCTCTTGTGTAtcgcaacaacaaaatgaaactcTCCGCAGTGGCATTAACAGTAAAGACAGCTTTAGTGCCAAAGACggaccatttgtaaaagaagcaaaaaaagaacTAGGATGcaattgtgttagttttcatggaaaaggcaaccattaagcaataggagaaaataCGACAGTAGATCCCAAAATGTCATTAGCATTTTCAGAAAACAGGTtacaaatcataaaaaataattttgaacagCTAACGGTATAATAGTTTGGCATTAAAAGATTGAGAAATATGacttttgaattattattattttttaccttGTAATGAATAACGTTAggccatgtctttactgttattaatcaaattacagtaatttcttgtgtataatgcgcacccccaaagttgacctcaaaattctggaaaacccttctacctctgtataaagcatttttacaatgcatgatttttcttctacccatatgatcaaaacatgaagtatttgttTCAAATAATTACTCTGacattaagcactttatttgaacatgcaaTACTTTATACTTGTACTTTTACAGACGCACGTTTGTGCTACAAGAGCaggtttgttaatttatttagctcTCGATGTGTGATAACAATTTTCCTAAAAGATTTTCCTCATCAAAATCTCAGAGTGCAGAGCCATTACTgtttagaacagggattctcaaactttgggtAGAGACAAGTTACAGTGGAGACATTGTCCCAAGGACCCCTTTTTTAATTCCAACAGAAATGAAACATTactttacttggaaaataatggcccaacaataaaatcatagctgaaattatataaataacaataagttgctgtttttccccattttttttattgtatagcAATACTATCAATCATCTTTTATTAAGCAGATTCATAGTGCATTcgaaaatacatacatacagtactgtacagaaTAAGGCACATAAAAGGAAAGTACATCAGATAAATCTTTTATTTGACCGCATTCCCCTACAAGAAACTGGAATCTAGGAAATTCCGCCTGCATTGTCCACTATGCAGGTGCTTATTTCAGTCACACTGGATTattttttggctaaaaagttatTGAATCTGTTTCCAGCCAGTGAATAATTTTGAATGGTatcattttaaataaaccaaTATGACACGATCATGCTCTTGCAGACTTTATGGGGAAGCTTGTCTGCCAGAACTCGAGCTCCTTCCTTGAGTGTCTGCAGGGGAGCGTCATCCGCATTCAGTCGGCCTTTTACGGACGGAGGCGTGACGACGTCTGTTCAGCTGAGGAAGGGTCAGAGGGTAAGACAAGAAAGACTCATGTCTGAGTCTCGTTCCAACTTCGGAAGTGAAGACCTTCTCAATTTGTGTTTGAGATCGCAGAATCCCTGAAATCCAAATCCTCATGCCGTGGCCACTGGGAACATAATGTAAACCAATCTTATATGGTGACTTTCAGGGAGATGCGTGGTGCAAGGCGTCCTCCCTCACTCCAGGAGAAAATGTGACAACTATCAGGATTGCTACGCTAACCCTTTGAATGAAGACATCTGCCCTGCTGTTTATACCTGCCCAAATACCTGGAGATTGTTTACAGCTGTGAACAGAAAGGTGAGTTTTGCATCTCATAATAAAGCGTTGTCCAGTTGAAAAATGCCAACGGAAGAATCCAATCGATGACTTTTAACAATccccagaaaaaaatgtgaggGTCTTGCTAGGGCTAAGTGCTTTGAGCATCAGTTCTAAAACAATAACTTTGGGCTGTCCTCAGTGTGTCTTGACGGTCTGGCCATCGAGGAcatgagcatcccagacacacAGTTTTTGGCTTCCTCCTCTAGGAGTGGCTACACCCCGACAAAGCCCGCCTCAACAGACACGGCTGCTGGAAGCCGTCATTCGAGTGTGCGTACAAAACTAGCAGCTATCTTGCCTCATGATGGTGTCCTGAGCAATCTAATTTCGTCGCCCTCCCACAGCCCCCGACAGCTGGATCCAGGTGAACCTCGGTCAGCCAAGAAAGGTGACAGGGATCGTGACACAAGAATGTCGTAGTAGTTCTCCTTTGGCCGTCATATTTGAGATGCATCATTGTATTGACGGAATGAACTGGATGAAGCACTCTGACGGGGTGAGTGGGCGGCCGGTTATCCTGACTCAGACCTTGTCAACCGGCCTGtgattaaatgcaaacattGACATGTTCTACCTCTAGATTTTCAGTGGACGCACTCACATGCTGAACACGTTTTTGTCTTCTCAGTACATTCGCCTCCTGGTGGTGGGTGGTGAAAAAGATGATGATGTTGTCCTCCGCTTTGACATCTTGGGATGCACGCCTGACGGTGAGCAAGACAGTACCGACGCTACGGGTGCTGTGAAAACAGTACTTCAACCTTGCATGTCTGACAGATGCGATCGCCTGTCCCAGTAGGTTCGCCAGCCTCAACTTCATCAGCGATCCGATGACGTGAGTCAGATTGGACATTTTCTGGACTGACAGCTCCTGTCTGTAGCTCTCATATAAATCACCCGTGTCTTCTTCAGGGTCCACTGTCCTGCAGGTTGAGCCATATCCAACCAGAGCGTCTTTGGAACGATGGTCTATGCGGCGGTATGTGATTACATGACCCTCCGGTTGAGTTCTTGTCTTTGACTGTGACTTTCTGTGAGTACAGGACTCAAACATCTGCGCAGCCGCTATTCACGCTGGCGCCATTTAGAACAGCACGGGAGGAGACTGTACTTTGCTTAAAGATCTGGATTACCTCTAGACAGTGAGGGGCACCGCAGTCCAATTTAAGAGGCTGGGCTTATGATCTTTTTCATATCTGCAGCTATGACGGCGAAACAGCAGTCTTACACTTTTGCAGGTGAGTCAGAATGTACAGATTTATGAACtacaatatttttcatcatattaaatatgagcgttcatccaaagaattccataccggatcggtcgtggcccgggttaacaacgtccgccaccggcgccgtcaacctgcggggcgccgttggaaattcagctactgtgggtcgaagtcaaagaagaagaggaggtggaaagcgggttcttcggcagaaagagaagaggaaaacacagagcctagaactgaatgtggggactttgaatgttgggactatgacaggaaaatctcgggagttggttgacatgatgatgaggagaaaggttgatatattgtgtgtccaggagaccaggtggaaaggcagtaaggctagaagtttaggggcagggtttaaattattttaccatggtgtcgatgggaagagaaatggagtcggggttattttaaaagaagagttggctaagaatgtcttggaggtgaaaagagtatcagatcaagtgatgaggctgaaatttgaaattgagggtgttatgtgtaatgtgattagtggctatgccccacaggtaggatgtgacctagaggtgaaagagaaattctggaaggagctagatgatgtagttcttagcatcccagacagagagagagtcgtaattggtgcagattgtaatggacatgttggtgaaggtaataggggtgatgaagaagtgatgggtaaatacggcatccaggaaaggaacttggagggacagatggtggtagactttgcaacaaggatgcaaatggctgtagtgaacacttttttccagaagaggcacgaacatagggtgacctacaagagcggaggtagaagcacacaggtggattacatcttgtgcagacgatgtaatctgaaggaggttaccaactgtaaggtagtggtaggggagagtgtggctagacagcataggatggtggtgtgtaagatgactctggtggtggggaggaaaattaggaagacaaaggcagagaagagaaccatgtggtggaagctgagacaggacgagtgttgtgcagcttttcgggaagaggtgatacaggctctcggtggacggcaggagcttccagaagactggaccactgcagccaaggtgatcagagaagcaggcaggagagtacttggtgtatcttctggcaggaaaggagagaaggagacttggtggtggaacctcacagtacaggaaatcatacaaggaaagaggttagctaagaagaagtgggacactgagaggaccgaggagaggcgaaaggaatacattgagatgcgacacagggcaaaggtagaggtggcaaaggcaaaacaagaggcatatgatgacatgtatggcaggttggacactaaagaaggagaaaaggatctagacaggctggccagacagagggacagagatgggaaggatgtgcagcaggttagggtgattaaggatagagatggaaatatgttgactggtgccagcagtgtgcttgctagatggaaataatacttcgaggagttgatgaatgaggaaaatgatagagaagggagagtagaagaggtaagtgtggtggaccaggaagtggcaatgattagtaagggggaagttagaaaggcattaaagaggatgaaaaatggaaaggcagttggtcctgatgacattcctgtggaggtatggaatcatctaggagaggtggctgtgaagtttttgaccagcttgttcaatagaattctagtgcgtgagaagatgcctgaggaatggaggaaaagtgtactggtgcccatttttaagaacaaaggtgatgtgcagagctgtgacaactatagaggaataaagttgatgagccacacaatgaagttatgggaaagagtagtgcaggatagactcaggacagaagtgagtatttgcgagcaacagtatggtttcatgcctagaaagagtaccacagatgcattatttgccttgaggatgttgatggaaaagtacagagaaggtcagaaggagctacattgtgtctttgtagatctagagaaagcctatgacagagtacccagagaagaactgtggtactgcatgcggaagtctggagtggcagagaagtatgttagaataatacaggacatgtacgagggcagcagaacagcggtgaggtgtgctgtaggtgtgacagaagaatttaaggtggacgtgggactgcatcagggatcagccctgagccccttcctttttgcagtggtgatggataggctgacagatgaggttagactggaatccccctggaccatgatgtttccagatgacattgtgatctgcagtgaaagcagggagcagctggaggaacagttagagagatggaggcatgcactggaaagaagaggaatgaagattagccgaagtaaaacagaatatatgtgcatgaatgagagggctggtgggggaagaatgaggctacagggagaagcgatagcaagggtggaggactttaaatacttggggtcaaccgtccagagcaatggtgagtgtggtcaggaagtgaagaaacgggtcaaagcaggttggaacgggtagaggaaggtgtcaggtgtgttatgtgacagaagagtctctgctaggatgaagggcaaagtttataaaacagtagtgaggccagccatgatgtacggattagagacagtggcactgaagagacaacaggaagcagagctggaggtggcggaaatgaagatgttgaggttcgctcttggagtgaccaggttggataaaattagaaatgagctcatcagagggacagccaaggttcgatgttttggagacaaagttagagagcgcagacttcaatggtttggacacgtccagaggagaaatagtgagtatattggaagaaggatgatgaggatggagctgccaggcaagagagctcgaggaagaccaaagaaaaggttgatggatgtcgtgagggaagacatgatcgcagttggtgttcgagaggaggatgcaggagataggcttacatggaaaaggatgacgcgctgtggcgacccctaacgggacaagccgaacgGAAAAGAAGAATTACTACACCAAGTGGTCGTTATAGCTACATTGACATGGGATCTCATCCACAGAGGTAAGATGCTTGGGACCTGACTGGGAGGAGTTCGCGGATTTCTGCTACAAGCCGTTTGAGGAGGAAAAGACGTGGGCCAATGCTCGACGCACCTGAATAATCCTCGGTGCTGAACTCGTGTCCGTCCATTCCAAAGAGGAGCAAAGCTGGCTGAAAAGGACCTCAAACTTTGGTGCGCATCCCAACGTTTGCCACCATTCAATGCATAATGGTCTCTGTCGGAACTACTCGATCAGAAAGTCAGATTGCTTCCCATCCACCCTCTCATCCTCTGCGTGACATATGGACCGAACTGAACGACCTGCTACATCCTGGCAGATTGACTTGGTCAGTCGGCCACAAGGTGACCACCACCCACTGGGCTCCAGGAGAACCCAATCACCGTGTTGGTTTCAAGAGTTGTGTGGCAATGTTACACCAGTTGCGTGCAGAAATCATCCATACGCTCACCGTTTCTATGAACAC contains these protein-coding regions:
- the LOC133403340 gene encoding uncharacterized protein LOC133403340 isoform X5, with amino-acid sequence MRKKTVGALNRLNKRTSEDFMGKLVCQNSSSFLECLQGSVIRIQSAFYGRRRDDVCSAEEGSEGRCVVQGVLPHSRRKCDNYQDCYANPLNEDICPAVYTCPNTWRLFTAVNRKEWLHPDKARLNRHGCWKPSFESPDSWIQVNLGQPRKVTGIVTQECRSSSPLAVIFEMHHCIDGMNWMKHSDGYIRLLVVGGEKDDDVVLRFDILGCTPDDAIACPSRFASLNFISDPMTVHCPAG
- the LOC133403340 gene encoding uncharacterized protein LOC133403340 isoform X1, whose amino-acid sequence is MRKKTVGALNRLNKRTSEELLLKISKDFGRSAAMCFTETWICDAVPDGAVMLPSFHIHRADRDMESSGKTKGGGICFYINEKWCTDVTEPSPHCSPHLEYYFMGKLVCQNSSSFLECLQGSVIRIQSAFYGRRRDDVCSAEEGSEGRCVVQGVLPHSRRKCDNYQDCYANPLNEDICPAVYTCPNTWRLFTAVNRKEWLHPDKARLNRHGCWKPSFESPDSWIQVNLGQPRKVTGIVTQECRSSSPLAVIFEMHHCIDGMNWMKHSDGYIRLLVVGGEKDDDVVLRFDILGCTPDDAIACPSRFASLNFISDPMTVHCPAG
- the LOC133403340 gene encoding uncharacterized protein LOC133403340 isoform X2 — encoded protein: MRKKTVGALNRLNKRTSEELLLKISKDFGRSAAMCFTETWICDAVPDGAVMLPSFHIHRADRDMESSGKTKGGGICFYINEKWCTDVTEPSPHCSPHLEYYFMGKLVCQNSSSFLECLQGSVIRIQSAFYGRRRDDVCSAEEGSEGRCVVQGVLPHSRRKCDNYQDCYANPLNEDICPAVYTCPNTWRLFTAVNRKEWLHPDKARLNRHGCWKPSFESPDSWIQVNLGQPRKVTGIVTQECRSSSPLAVIFEMHHCIDGMNWMKHSDGYIRLLVVGGEKDDDVVLRFDILGCTPDGSPASTSSAIR
- the LOC133403340 gene encoding uncharacterized protein LOC133403340 isoform X3; this translates as MCFTETWICDAVPDGAVMLPSFHIHRADRDMESSGKTKGGGICFYINEKWCTDVTEPSPHCSPHLEYYFMGKLVCQNSSSFLECLQGSVIRIQSAFYGRRRDDVCSAEEGSEGRCVVQGVLPHSRRKCDNYQDCYANPLNEDICPAVYTCPNTWRLFTAVNRKEWLHPDKARLNRHGCWKPSFESPDSWIQVNLGQPRKVTGIVTQECRSSSPLAVIFEMHHCIDGMNWMKHSDGYIRLLVVGGEKDDDVVLRFDILGCTPDDAIACPSRFASLNFISDPMTVHCPAG
- the LOC133403340 gene encoding craniofacial development protein 2-like isoform X4 yields the protein MTGKSRELVDMMMRRKVDILCVQETRWKGSKARSLGAGFKLFYHGVDGKRNGVGVILKEELAKNVLEVKRVSDQVMRLKFEIEGVMCNVISGYAPQVGCDLEVKEKFWKELDDVVLSIPDRERVVIGADCNGHVGEGNRGDEEVMGKYGIQERNLEGQMVVDFATRMQMAVVNTFFQKRHEHRVTYKSGGRSTQVDYILCRRCNLKEVTNCKVVVGESVARQHRMVVCKMTLVVGRKIRKTKAEKRTMWWKLRQDECCAAFREEVIQALGGRQELPEDWTTAAKR